The Streptomyces sp. CC0208 genome window below encodes:
- a CDS encoding Glu/Leu/Phe/Val dehydrogenase dimerization domain-containing protein gives MSTHTELDATVDHEEVVIRRGERTGQPVIVAVHNTKLGPALGGVRLTKYDSPVSAVVDALRLSRAMTFKAAASNNGTGGGKSVVPLLPGGPERVDGQFRTSLLLDVADVVHSLGGRYIVAPDVGTGPTEMRTMRMRTPYVGGYTITPEGIPATTHGTAGGVERALLATAQHLWGTTNLDGRTVAVIGFGAVGRSLTEKLIKRGATVSTTDIDESLREPAEAVGATWIPLDTAHEAEVDILAPCALGGTLTPALVPRLRCKAIVGSANNQLSTDSVADSLRERNIIWTPDFIANAGGILYASGIELQHLTPEQADHRLDEIAETTTRALERSHRDGVTTLAAAYDLARERLAAAETNRP, from the coding sequence ATGAGCACCCACACCGAACTGGACGCCACCGTCGATCACGAGGAGGTGGTCATCCGCCGCGGCGAGCGCACCGGCCAGCCCGTCATCGTCGCCGTCCACAACACCAAGCTCGGCCCGGCCCTGGGCGGCGTCCGCCTGACGAAGTACGACTCCCCCGTCTCCGCAGTCGTCGACGCCCTGCGGCTGAGCCGCGCCATGACGTTCAAGGCCGCCGCCTCGAACAACGGCACCGGCGGCGGGAAGTCGGTCGTCCCGCTGCTGCCCGGCGGCCCCGAGCGGGTCGACGGCCAGTTCCGCACCAGCCTGCTGCTTGACGTCGCCGACGTCGTCCACTCGCTGGGTGGCCGCTACATCGTCGCCCCCGACGTGGGCACCGGACCGACCGAGATGCGCACCATGCGTATGCGTACGCCCTACGTCGGCGGCTACACCATCACCCCCGAGGGCATCCCGGCCACCACCCACGGCACCGCCGGTGGTGTGGAGCGGGCCCTGCTGGCCACCGCCCAGCACCTGTGGGGCACCACCAACCTCGACGGACGCACCGTCGCCGTGATCGGGTTCGGTGCCGTCGGCCGCTCCCTCACCGAGAAGCTCATCAAGCGGGGCGCCACGGTCTCGACCACCGACATCGACGAATCCCTGCGTGAGCCGGCCGAGGCAGTCGGCGCCACCTGGATCCCCCTCGACACCGCCCATGAAGCCGAGGTCGACATCCTCGCCCCCTGTGCGCTCGGCGGCACCCTCACCCCCGCGCTCGTCCCGCGGCTGCGCTGCAAGGCCATCGTGGGCTCGGCCAACAACCAGCTCAGCACCGACTCCGTCGCCGACTCACTCCGCGAGCGCAACATCATCTGGACCCCGGACTTCATCGCCAACGCCGGCGGCATCCTCTACGCCAGCGGCATCGAGCTCCAGCACCTTACCCCCGAGCAGGCCGACCACCGCCTCGACGAGATCGCGGAGACGACCACCCGGGCCCTGGAGCGCAGCCACCGGGACGGCGTCACCACGCTCGCCGCCGCCTACGACCTAGCGCGCGAGCGGCTCGCCGCCGCCGAGACCAACAGGCCGTGA
- a CDS encoding alpha-L-fucosidase has translation MPESISRRSVLAGMAAMTVAATVGSAALATPAYAATAPTPLPLLPLRIPQVDLALEQQPDSKIQWLMDAKLGMFIHWGPYAGPAKGEWWMHNGPVTPENYRKYVTDATSEQFTADAYDPAAWAQLAKDFGAKYTTLTTRHHDGFALWPLNHPNAWSSGQAPLSRDFVKDYVAAVRAAGLKVGLYYSPIDWRYPGYYDVTGTNCATNPWGYTTDPAHKENARIMKTEVYESVKELVTQYGVIDDLWWDGGWIAEQGSDADGAFFWEPGQFRDTANQWPVDATYGETDASGKPLGLMGMVRKHQPDIVATSRSGWKGDYDSDEGPSVPSGAIRTGRLVEKVFTVGSTWGYNSNGSVMSYGTAMNILVNCWIRNMTAMVNVGPDRHGTVPSGQASLLRQIGTFMTACGQSVYGTRGGPWNPVDGQYGFTYKDNTFYAHLLPGYSGTTFTTPSIGDAQVTRVFDVRSGAGLTYSVAGDGRVTVNGIDRTTHPQDSVVGITLDRSVQPADIAAGKTATADSEETSKGNTAAKALDGSTATRWCANDGQTGHWLKVDLGSTRSLTGTRIAWELDKTNYRYKVEGSTDNSTWTLLSDNTATTSTSQVQTVAFQAQARYVRVTVTGLPSSVYASIRNLEVYDRPFTADLGTYKIINRNSGKALDVEGASTADGAQLLQWPYGGGTNQQWTLLPNTDGSYRLVNVKSGKLLQSPDSTQGSILTQGTDTGSDNQWWKLVPSTTNGYYRLVNARTGWCADVAGGSTADRTNIIQWPITGVAWQDWQIVSL, from the coding sequence GTGCCGGAATCCATCTCACGCAGATCAGTTCTCGCCGGAATGGCGGCCATGACGGTGGCCGCCACGGTCGGTTCAGCCGCGCTGGCGACGCCCGCGTACGCGGCAACTGCCCCCACCCCCCTGCCGCTGCTTCCGCTGCGGATCCCCCAGGTCGACCTGGCCCTCGAGCAGCAACCGGACTCCAAGATCCAGTGGCTGATGGACGCCAAGCTGGGCATGTTCATCCACTGGGGACCGTACGCTGGCCCGGCCAAGGGCGAGTGGTGGATGCACAACGGGCCCGTCACGCCGGAGAACTACCGGAAGTACGTCACAGACGCCACGAGTGAGCAGTTCACCGCGGACGCCTACGACCCGGCGGCCTGGGCGCAGCTGGCCAAGGACTTCGGGGCGAAGTACACGACGCTGACCACCCGTCACCACGACGGGTTCGCGCTGTGGCCGCTCAACCACCCCAACGCCTGGAGCTCCGGGCAGGCTCCGCTGAGCCGTGACTTCGTCAAGGACTACGTCGCCGCCGTCCGGGCGGCCGGGCTCAAGGTCGGCCTGTACTACTCCCCCATCGACTGGCGCTACCCCGGCTACTACGACGTCACCGGCACCAACTGCGCGACCAACCCCTGGGGTTACACCACCGATCCCGCGCACAAGGAGAACGCGCGGATCATGAAGACCGAGGTGTACGAGTCGGTCAAGGAGCTGGTCACCCAGTACGGCGTGATCGACGACCTGTGGTGGGACGGTGGCTGGATCGCCGAACAGGGCAGCGACGCGGACGGCGCGTTCTTCTGGGAGCCGGGCCAGTTCCGTGACACCGCCAACCAGTGGCCTGTGGACGCCACCTACGGCGAGACGGACGCCAGTGGCAAGCCGCTGGGACTGATGGGCATGGTCCGCAAGCACCAGCCCGACATCGTCGCCACCTCACGCTCCGGCTGGAAGGGCGACTACGACAGCGACGAAGGCCCCTCGGTCCCGAGCGGGGCGATCCGCACCGGCAGGCTCGTCGAGAAGGTCTTCACCGTCGGCAGCACGTGGGGCTACAACTCCAACGGCAGCGTGATGAGCTATGGCACGGCCATGAACATCCTGGTGAACTGCTGGATACGGAACATGACCGCGATGGTCAACGTCGGCCCCGACCGGCACGGCACCGTGCCCTCCGGCCAGGCGAGCCTGCTGAGGCAGATCGGGACCTTCATGACTGCCTGCGGTCAGTCCGTCTACGGCACCCGGGGCGGCCCCTGGAACCCGGTCGACGGCCAGTACGGCTTCACCTACAAGGACAACACCTTCTACGCTCACCTGCTGCCAGGCTACAGCGGCACCACCTTCACCACCCCCTCCATCGGCGACGCCCAGGTCACCCGCGTCTTCGACGTACGCTCCGGAGCCGGCCTGACGTACTCGGTGGCCGGCGACGGCCGGGTCACTGTCAACGGCATCGACCGCACCACCCACCCCCAGGACAGCGTCGTCGGCATCACGCTGGACCGCTCCGTGCAGCCGGCCGACATCGCCGCCGGCAAGACCGCCACCGCCGACAGCGAGGAGACCTCCAAAGGCAACACAGCCGCCAAGGCCCTCGACGGCTCCACCGCCACCCGCTGGTGCGCCAATGACGGCCAAACCGGCCACTGGCTCAAGGTCGACCTCGGTTCCACCCGCTCACTGACCGGCACTCGGATCGCCTGGGAGCTGGACAAGACCAACTACCGCTACAAGGTGGAGGGCTCCACCGACAACAGCACCTGGACCCTGCTCTCCGACAACACCGCCACCACCAGCACCAGTCAGGTCCAGACGGTGGCGTTCCAGGCCCAGGCACGCTACGTCCGCGTCACCGTCACCGGGCTGCCTTCCTCGGTGTACGCGTCCATCCGCAACCTGGAGGTCTACGACCGGCCCTTCACCGCGGACCTGGGCACTTACAAGATCATCAACCGCAACAGCGGCAAGGCCCTGGACGTCGAAGGCGCCTCCACCGCCGACGGCGCCCAGCTCCTCCAGTGGCCCTACGGCGGCGGGACCAACCAGCAGTGGACCCTCCTGCCCAACACCGACGGCTCCTACCGACTGGTCAACGTCAAGAGCGGCAAGCTCCTGCAGAGCCCCGACTCCACCCAGGGCTCGATCCTGACCCAGGGGACCGACACCGGCAGTGACAACCAGTGGTGGAAGCTGGTCCCCTCCACCACCAACGGCTACTACCGACTCGTCAACGCCCGCACCGGATGGTGCGCCGACGTCGCCGGCGGATCGACCGCCGACCGCACCAACATCATCCAGTGGCCCATCACCGGCGTCGCCTGGCAGGACTGGCAGATCGTCAGCCTCTGA
- a CDS encoding dihydrodipicolinate synthase family protein, whose protein sequence is MAKTRAGRPGGLVCPVITPVTPHNGLNDDALSRHIDALVPHVDGVFVLGSSGEHPWLPADVEREAVAVAGKQLDGRAALYVGAGQSSVDATLRTFDQYADSAADYLVVTPPTFFPLSDAETIDAFVTLADHAPRPVVLYNIPQFAGNGISAGVLREVAQHPRIVGVKDSSGDLSLVAAFLKARPSDFAVLQGRDHLIAATLRLGGDGAVAALSNIAAPLLAELVTAGQDTAGHTRLDALQDEVDRLGELLAYGLVGALKASLELLGFPVGAPQRPARTVSAAERDQIAKILHTFDGRLLAAF, encoded by the coding sequence ATGGCCAAGACACGAGCGGGCCGCCCCGGTGGCCTGGTGTGCCCAGTGATCACACCGGTGACGCCGCACAACGGGCTGAACGACGACGCACTGTCCCGCCACATCGACGCGCTGGTTCCGCACGTCGACGGCGTCTTCGTGCTGGGCTCCTCCGGTGAACACCCGTGGCTTCCTGCGGATGTCGAGCGCGAAGCGGTCGCGGTCGCAGGGAAGCAGCTGGACGGGCGAGCCGCGCTCTACGTCGGCGCCGGGCAGTCAAGCGTCGATGCGACCCTGCGTACCTTCGACCAGTACGCCGACTCGGCGGCCGACTACCTGGTGGTCACTCCGCCGACCTTCTTCCCGCTCTCCGACGCCGAGACCATCGACGCGTTCGTGACCCTCGCCGATCACGCACCCCGGCCCGTCGTCCTCTACAACATCCCCCAGTTCGCCGGGAACGGCATCTCCGCCGGAGTTCTGCGTGAGGTCGCACAGCACCCAAGGATCGTGGGCGTGAAGGACAGCAGCGGGGACCTGTCCTTGGTAGCGGCCTTCCTCAAGGCCCGCCCGTCCGACTTCGCCGTGCTGCAGGGCCGCGACCATCTGATCGCGGCCACCCTGCGGCTCGGCGGGGACGGCGCCGTAGCGGCACTGTCCAACATCGCCGCACCGCTCCTGGCCGAGCTGGTGACCGCCGGGCAGGACACCGCCGGACACACCCGCCTCGACGCTCTGCAGGACGAGGTCGACCGCCTCGGCGAACTGCTCGCTTACGGCCTCGTGGGCGCGCTCAAGGCGAGCCTCGAACTGCTCGGGTTCCCAGTCGGCGCACCCCAGCGCCCCGCGCGCACGGTGTCCGCTGCCGAGCGGGACCAGATCGCAAAGATCCTCCACACCTTCGACGGACGCCTGCTCGCAGCGTTCTGA
- a CDS encoding alpha/beta fold hydrolase codes for MTTAQSFTRHDITFPSGDSTCAGWLYLPAGVTSAPVVILGHGLGAVREMRLDAFAERFAQAGIAAVAFTYRHFGDSGGHPRQLLSIKRQLTDWDAAIAYVKARTDVDRTRMAVWGSSFGGGHAITVASRHPELRAAIAQCPFTDGLASALALGPAASLKVLPVVARDLAARGRGKPPVMVPIAATPGSSALMNASDALPGYQALQPPGTTFRNEVAARVIPTILTYRPGRAAKKITIPILFCVSDTDSVTPPAQTLRYARTAPKGEIKRYDAGHFDFYTGETFEVLVRDQIEFLTRQLNPAAAASAA; via the coding sequence ATGACCACTGCGCAATCCTTCACCCGTCACGACATCACGTTCCCTTCCGGCGACAGCACCTGTGCCGGCTGGCTCTACCTCCCCGCGGGCGTCACGTCTGCGCCCGTCGTCATCCTCGGGCACGGCCTCGGCGCCGTCCGCGAGATGCGCCTGGACGCCTTCGCCGAGCGCTTCGCGCAGGCCGGCATCGCCGCGGTGGCCTTCACCTACCGGCACTTCGGCGACAGCGGCGGCCACCCTCGCCAGCTCCTGTCGATCAAGCGTCAGCTCACCGACTGGGACGCCGCAATCGCCTACGTCAAGGCACGCACGGACGTCGACCGCACCCGCATGGCCGTATGGGGCAGCTCCTTCGGCGGCGGCCATGCCATCACCGTCGCCTCCCGCCACCCCGAACTGCGCGCGGCCATCGCGCAGTGCCCCTTCACCGACGGCCTCGCCTCGGCGCTCGCGCTGGGCCCTGCCGCCTCGCTCAAGGTCCTCCCCGTGGTAGCCCGCGATCTGGCGGCCAGAGGCCGCGGAAAGCCGCCCGTGATGGTGCCGATCGCCGCCACCCCCGGCTCGTCGGCCCTCATGAACGCCTCGGACGCCCTGCCCGGATACCAGGCCCTGCAGCCTCCGGGAACGACGTTCCGCAACGAGGTGGCAGCGAGAGTTATCCCGACCATCCTCACCTACCGGCCCGGGCGCGCGGCCAAGAAGATCACCATCCCGATCCTCTTCTGCGTCAGCGACACCGACTCCGTCACGCCTCCGGCCCAGACCCTCCGCTACGCGCGCACCGCACCCAAGGGAGAGATCAAGAGGTACGACGCCGGCCACTTCGACTTCTACACCGGCGAGACCTTCGAAGTACTGGTGCGCGACCAGATCGAGTTCCTCACCCGCCAGCTGAACCCGGCAGCCGCCGCGTCAGCTGCGTGA
- a CDS encoding AMP-binding protein yields the protein MNFASLPDRRAALDPDGAAVSDGRQALTNVQLLRRVQAATRHLQDLGIGPGDVVALKLTNRVEFVLLLFAAWRLGATITPVNPSMTDVEVARQLEDSGARLLVGEDSEAPAPDGIAVLAVGELREGAVEQDQVPPTDPSALALLIYTSGTTGVPKGVMLDHANIAAMADMGRRALEVGPADRCLLILPLFHVNGIVVSTLMPLLAGASVTIADRFNPETFFDVVERERPTFFSAVPTIYSMLAALPDQVRPDTSSLRFAVCGAAPASADLLTRFETRYGVPLIEGYGLSEGTCASTINPVAGPRRAGTVGLPFPGQEIRILDAEGSEVPPGVDGEVVVRGPNVMRGYLGRPDETAKVLVDGWLHTGDVGRLDADGYLTLVGRSKDMIIRGGENIYPKEIEDVLVSDPSVLEAAVIGVPDEKWGEVVVAYVQPRPGRTVDSTALIDLCARSLTGYKRPTSYVVVDAIAKNAVGKIDKVSLRASHAAASASS from the coding sequence ATGAATTTCGCATCTCTGCCCGACCGCCGCGCGGCCCTCGACCCCGACGGGGCCGCGGTCTCGGACGGCCGCCAGGCCCTCACCAACGTCCAGTTGCTGCGTCGCGTCCAGGCGGCCACACGTCACCTCCAGGATCTCGGGATCGGCCCCGGCGATGTCGTGGCTCTCAAGCTCACCAATCGCGTGGAGTTCGTGCTCCTGCTGTTCGCCGCCTGGCGGCTCGGCGCCACCATCACGCCGGTCAACCCGAGCATGACCGACGTCGAAGTGGCCCGACAGCTCGAGGACTCCGGCGCACGCCTCCTGGTGGGCGAGGACAGTGAGGCCCCCGCGCCGGACGGCATCGCCGTACTAGCCGTCGGCGAACTGCGCGAAGGAGCGGTGGAGCAGGATCAAGTACCTCCAACCGATCCGTCCGCGCTGGCCCTGCTCATCTACACCAGCGGCACGACCGGCGTTCCCAAGGGCGTCATGCTCGACCACGCCAACATCGCCGCCATGGCGGACATGGGGCGTCGGGCGCTCGAGGTCGGTCCGGCCGACCGGTGCCTGCTGATCCTGCCGCTCTTCCACGTCAACGGCATCGTGGTCAGCACCCTCATGCCGCTGCTGGCGGGCGCGAGCGTCACCATCGCCGACCGATTCAATCCCGAGACCTTCTTCGACGTCGTCGAGCGCGAGCGCCCCACCTTCTTCAGCGCCGTGCCGACGATCTACAGCATGCTCGCGGCGCTTCCGGACCAGGTCCGCCCCGACACCTCGTCCCTGCGGTTCGCAGTCTGCGGCGCGGCACCCGCCTCCGCCGACCTGCTGACCCGGTTCGAGACCCGCTACGGGGTCCCGCTCATCGAGGGGTACGGGTTGTCCGAGGGAACCTGCGCATCCACCATCAACCCCGTCGCCGGCCCACGACGCGCCGGGACCGTGGGACTGCCCTTCCCCGGCCAGGAGATCCGGATCCTCGACGCCGAGGGCAGCGAGGTGCCGCCGGGGGTGGACGGAGAGGTCGTGGTGCGGGGCCCCAACGTCATGCGGGGCTACCTCGGCCGCCCCGACGAAACAGCCAAAGTCCTCGTCGACGGCTGGCTGCACACCGGCGACGTGGGCCGGCTCGACGCCGACGGATACCTGACCCTGGTCGGACGCTCGAAAGACATGATCATCCGTGGCGGTGAGAACATCTACCCCAAGGAGATCGAGGACGTCCTCGTCAGCGACCCGTCGGTGCTCGAAGCCGCCGTGATCGGCGTTCCCGACGAGAAATGGGGAGAAGTGGTCGTCGCCTACGTCCAGCCACGACCGGGCCGCACCGTCGATTCGACTGCGCTCATCGACCTCTGCGCGCGCAGCCTCACTGGCTACAAACGCCCGACCTCCTACGTCGTGGTGGATGCCATCGCCAAGAACGCGGTCGGCAAGATCGACAAGGTCTCATTGCGGGCGTCCCATGCGGCGGCCTCTGCCAGTTCATGA
- a CDS encoding Na+/H+ antiporter NhaC family protein: MAAIELNRSGGAYVAVAFLVVCVIAMAAGSSIGTMFTVFPILYPAGVAVGAQPVLLAGALLSGALFGDNLAPISDTTVISASSQRYRRRNGLAEVGGVVRARAPYSLSAALLAAVLLYLAGMRADNMFLGSTHAAAAAAGDVSPRGLVMLVPVPVPVLVLLIVAFVKRDLFLTALVGLVTGTLVALAAGLMSVKDVLSVTDGKPTGFLVSGVSGMLPLILLAVVIFAMIGVLESAGVFDDIVALMTRSLFGQFADRIGADVGLHPYRRANIMDCFTLGLGVIFPVANSFLLIASTLTQSYPGIPSVSAPSIFTTAFYRSA; encoded by the coding sequence GTGGCGGCCATCGAGCTGAACCGGAGCGGCGGAGCGTACGTCGCGGTCGCGTTCCTGGTCGTGTGCGTCATCGCCATGGCAGCCGGCTCCTCGATCGGCACCATGTTCACGGTCTTCCCGATCCTCTACCCAGCCGGGGTGGCGGTTGGTGCGCAGCCGGTACTGCTGGCCGGCGCACTGCTCTCGGGCGCGTTGTTCGGTGACAACCTGGCCCCCATCTCGGACACCACCGTGATCTCGGCGTCCTCGCAGCGCTACCGCCGGCGTAATGGGCTGGCCGAGGTCGGCGGTGTGGTCCGGGCACGGGCCCCCTACTCGCTGAGTGCCGCGCTGCTCGCTGCGGTGCTGCTCTATCTGGCCGGAATGCGGGCCGACAACATGTTCTTAGGCAGCACGCACGCGGCGGCGGCCGCTGCGGGTGATGTCTCGCCGCGAGGCCTGGTCATGCTTGTCCCGGTCCCGGTCCCGGTGCTGGTGCTGCTGATTGTCGCGTTCGTCAAGCGTGATCTGTTCCTGACCGCCCTGGTCGGACTCGTCACGGGCACGCTGGTGGCGCTGGCCGCCGGCCTGATGTCGGTGAAGGACGTCCTGTCGGTCACCGACGGCAAGCCGACCGGCTTCCTCGTGTCGGGGGTGAGCGGGATGTTGCCGCTCATCCTGCTCGCGGTAGTCATCTTCGCGATGATCGGAGTCCTGGAGTCCGCAGGCGTCTTCGACGACATCGTGGCGCTGATGACTCGTTCGCTCTTCGGTCAGTTCGCCGACCGGATCGGAGCCGACGTCGGGCTCCATCCCTACCGGCGCGCCAACATCATGGACTGTTTCACCCTCGGGCTCGGCGTCATCTTCCCTGTCGCCAACTCGTTTCTGCTGATCGCAAGTACCCTGACGCAGAGCTATCCAGGCATTCCGTCCGTGTCCGCACCGTCGATCTTCACCACCGCTTTCTACCGCTCTGCCTGA
- a CDS encoding aldehyde dehydrogenase family protein, with protein sequence MTSDEDYQAPASLDVVRACAVRAKQGGIALMGASDVGIDSALCGMAQRLGSARWALMVANEKDLAAAVSAGMSPALQDRLRLTAPRLEAMAAELRTLADTAHEPRDRVVEVRSDGLTLVERRRPVGVIGANFEARPNVTLDIASQLLKSRNAGVLRTGSAALGSSRALVDLVIAPALAEAGLDPDAIQLVPSEDRSAAYALVALPELIPLVILRGSGDSTRDLGREGARHGVRTLAHADGGGVLYVDSAAVEESAHQLITDSLDRLGVCNRLNLLLIDRPVYEERLPGILQLLHRLGITASLPPHTHPRGYEWALDSERAATVTIDAADGPSDAARIANEETSGLAAAIATDDPAAAARFIDAYGGSGVFWNSPTRLLDGFKLLRLPETGINIDRVPGPRGPVSFRDLYLRQYVVVPSAEKFG encoded by the coding sequence GTGACCAGTGACGAGGACTACCAAGCACCCGCCTCCTTGGATGTCGTGCGCGCCTGCGCCGTACGAGCCAAGCAGGGTGGCATCGCGCTCATGGGCGCCTCGGACGTCGGGATCGACTCGGCGCTGTGTGGCATGGCCCAGCGTCTGGGATCGGCGCGGTGGGCTCTCATGGTCGCCAACGAGAAGGACCTCGCGGCTGCCGTCTCCGCAGGCATGTCGCCCGCGCTGCAGGATCGCCTGCGGCTGACCGCGCCGCGGTTGGAGGCAATGGCGGCGGAGCTGCGCACGCTGGCGGACACCGCGCACGAGCCGAGGGACAGGGTCGTGGAGGTGCGCTCCGACGGCCTCACCCTGGTGGAGCGCAGGCGTCCGGTCGGGGTCATCGGCGCCAACTTCGAGGCTCGTCCGAACGTCACGCTCGACATCGCGTCCCAGCTCCTAAAGTCGCGCAATGCGGGTGTGCTGCGCACCGGTTCGGCTGCGCTCGGCTCGTCCCGGGCCCTGGTGGATCTGGTGATCGCACCAGCGCTCGCCGAGGCGGGGCTGGATCCGGATGCCATCCAGCTGGTGCCCAGCGAAGACCGCTCGGCGGCTTACGCGCTGGTGGCCCTGCCCGAGCTCATCCCGCTGGTCATCCTTCGCGGGAGTGGCGACAGCACCCGCGACCTCGGCCGGGAAGGCGCACGTCACGGTGTGCGGACCCTCGCCCACGCCGATGGCGGCGGAGTCCTGTACGTGGACTCGGCCGCCGTCGAAGAATCCGCGCACCAGCTGATCACCGACAGCCTCGACCGCCTGGGCGTGTGCAACCGCCTCAATCTGCTGCTCATCGACCGGCCTGTGTACGAAGAGCGGCTACCCGGCATTCTTCAGCTCCTGCACCGCCTGGGCATCACCGCTTCGCTTCCCCCGCACACCCATCCGCGCGGATACGAGTGGGCACTCGACTCGGAGCGTGCGGCCACCGTGACGATCGACGCCGCCGACGGTCCGTCGGACGCCGCTCGGATCGCGAACGAAGAGACGTCCGGGCTGGCCGCCGCGATCGCGACCGACGACCCGGCCGCCGCTGCCCGGTTCATCGATGCTTATGGCGGCTCCGGGGTTTTCTGGAATTCCCCCACGCGACTTCTCGACGGCTTCAAGCTGCTGCGACTGCCAGAGACCGGTATCAACATCGACCGGGTCCCCGGTCCGCGGGGGCCGGTGAGTTTCCGCGATCTGTACTTGCGGCAGTACGTGGTCGTGCCCAGCGCAGAGAAATTCGGCTAA
- a CDS encoding nuclear transport factor 2 family protein produces MNKKTFTGIATASAALVALSALPVSAAAQAHHHGTAPVTESATAKREKQEVLNLLSAYRTGDQAAFKVINPKKFIQHDPAVADGVAGLRSWLTAAPKGKISVHPVRVLVDGSYVAVHSETDLPTGTTVSFDVFRFEQGRIVEHWDSRQAVTAPNASGHTELDGATTVKDLGKTRYDKARVDTGMQEVFVQRQLSKFGEPIWSSKEYRQHHYGDVQDGVAGAKPVLDAVADGSLAYTKINKVLGEGNFVLTIGQGTVQGTPTAYYDLFRLDKGKIVEHWDVLTPLTAPAQAKNANGEFDFPQDQLSTNAS; encoded by the coding sequence ATGAACAAGAAGACCTTCACCGGCATCGCCACTGCCTCGGCCGCCCTCGTCGCCCTGTCCGCGCTGCCAGTCTCCGCCGCCGCCCAGGCGCACCACCACGGCACCGCCCCGGTCACCGAGAGTGCGACCGCCAAGCGTGAGAAGCAGGAGGTCCTGAACCTCCTCTCCGCTTACCGCACTGGCGACCAAGCCGCGTTCAAGGTGATCAACCCGAAGAAGTTCATCCAGCACGATCCCGCCGTCGCGGACGGAGTCGCAGGCCTGAGGTCCTGGCTGACCGCCGCACCGAAGGGGAAGATCTCCGTCCACCCCGTGCGCGTACTGGTCGACGGGTCGTACGTGGCCGTCCACTCCGAGACCGACCTGCCCACCGGCACCACCGTCTCCTTCGACGTCTTCCGTTTCGAGCAGGGCCGCATCGTCGAGCACTGGGACAGCCGACAGGCCGTCACCGCCCCCAACGCCTCCGGCCACACCGAGCTGGACGGCGCCACCACCGTCAAGGACCTCGGGAAGACCCGCTACGACAAGGCCCGGGTCGACACCGGCATGCAGGAGGTCTTCGTCCAGCGGCAGCTGTCCAAGTTCGGTGAGCCGATCTGGAGTTCCAAGGAGTACCGCCAGCACCACTACGGCGACGTCCAGGACGGCGTCGCCGGCGCCAAGCCCGTCCTGGACGCGGTCGCCGACGGCAGCCTCGCCTACACCAAAATCAACAAGGTGCTCGGGGAAGGAAACTTCGTCCTCACCATCGGCCAGGGCACCGTACAGGGCACTCCTACCGCCTACTACGACCTGTTCCGACTGGACAAAGGCAAGATCGTCGAGCACTGGGACGTCCTGACGCCCCTCACCGCACCGGCCCAGGCGAAGAACGCCAACGGCGAGTTCGACTTCCCCCAGGACCAGCTCTCCACGAACGCCTCCTGA
- a CDS encoding helix-turn-helix domain-containing protein — MPTPLRDSLTDRDSWYDVPCSGRLALELVSNQSTWILLREVYYGTTHFTDLARQAKVSQPTASARLAEMVEAGLLNKVSYQVRGQRSRDRYVLTDRGNQLMTVFFALMQWGDRHLAPDGGAVRLRHADCGAGVRAELHCNVGHTVTPDDLELVPGPAIVSTEPLQEPGAV; from the coding sequence ATGCCGACTCCACTTCGCGACTCCCTCACCGACCGCGACAGCTGGTACGACGTTCCCTGTTCAGGGCGCCTCGCCTTGGAGCTCGTCTCCAACCAGTCCACGTGGATTCTCCTGCGGGAGGTCTACTACGGCACGACGCATTTCACGGATCTTGCCCGTCAGGCGAAGGTAAGTCAGCCCACGGCATCCGCGCGTCTGGCGGAAATGGTCGAGGCCGGCCTTCTCAACAAGGTCTCCTACCAAGTGCGCGGCCAGCGCTCCCGTGATCGCTATGTACTCACCGACCGCGGTAACCAGCTCATGACGGTGTTCTTCGCCCTGATGCAGTGGGGCGACCGGCACCTGGCCCCGGACGGGGGCGCCGTACGCCTGCGCCACGCAGATTGCGGCGCGGGTGTGCGCGCGGAACTGCACTGCAATGTCGGACACACCGTCACGCCGGACGATCTCGAGTTGGTGCCTGGCCCAGCCATCGTCAGCACCGAACCGCTCCAAGAGCCTGGAGCCGTCTGA